AGCATGCAGATAGCAAACCGGCCTGAACCCGGGCGCTAGTGGGAAGAATATAGGGAAAGGGCCTTTCAGCTGTCTTGGCGGGCAGGCCCGTTTCTGTTAGGTAATGCCCACCTGTTGCCTTTCTAGCGGGGCTGCATACTGTGTTTTTGTGGCAGGGCTGTTGAGCGGATGAGTGGCTTGTTTGTAAATGTCTACTATGCGGTTGGCCACGGTGTCTGCGTCCAGGCCCAGATCTTTTATGCGTTGAGCACCGTTGGTTCGGCCATGTTCCTCTGCAAACGCCAGAGAAAGCTTTAATTTTTCGGCGAAGTTCTGGGGTTGGAAGGAAGCGGTATAGCAGCCGGGCGTGTTACCCAGCACCCATTTGGCATCGCCCATGTCTGTAGATACAATGGGGCAGTTGCAGGCCATGGCTTCTTTGATCACGTTGGGTGAGCCTTCCATCAAAGACGGTACCACCAGCACGTCTACCGCATTCAGGTATTTGGGAATCTGGTCATGCGTAACCGGGAACGGGTTGATCAGTTCCACGTCATTGCGGTGCAGGCTGTCTACCGCCTGTTTGGCCAGCACGTAGTTTTTTCTAACGTTGGTTTTATTGCCCAGAAACAGCACCAGCTTCTTGTCCTGGGGTAGGCCCAACTCTGTCCGGTAATCTTGGGTAGATGGTTTAAATTTCTCTTTGTTAATGCCATTGGGCACTATGTAGGACTTGTTCTTTAAAAACACATACTGTTCAATGTTGGCAGACTTGGAGATGATGTACTTGGTGAACGGTTGTATGAGGTAAGTGAGCAGCGTAAAGTAGCGGCTGCTGAATTTCACCTTGTTCACACCAATGTATTCACCGTAGGCATCACTCCCCATCAAGGACAAGACCACCGGGGTTTTATTGGCGCCCAACACCGCCGACCACCCAGACAAGGTGAAATGGGCATGAATGAGGTCATACTGGTGAGTTTTTAAATGCTTTCTCAGCTGCAGGCCCGCCTTCACATAGCCCGGAAGGCCTTTGCCCACAATAGGGTAATAGTCTACCTGTATGCCGCGCCTTACCAGAGAATCTCCCTGCTCTTTAATGAAAGGTACCACCTCAAAGTTTTTACTGTTTCCACTGCACACAAAAAGTACTTTCATAGTTCTTGATTTTAGGGGGTTGGCAATAGGGTTACATTTGGGTATTAGGTTTAATGAAAAGTTAAAGTAGTAGGGCTGCTCTCTTCAATGGTGATGTGTGAGAGCTCTGGTTTGCTTACCGCGGCTCTGCTATGCTTCACAGCCGTCAACAGCATGAGCAAAAACGGCGCAAAGGTGAGGGTGCCAATGAATCTGCCTGGCAGGATGACCACCAGCAGCATGACCAACAGCGGATAGTACAGCTTACGGTGGGCAGGTAAAATAACGCCGTTGTTTCTGATGAAGTACTGGATGAGGAGGCCCGCAAACATGAGCAATCCCACCAACCCCGTGCTGAAGAACAACATGTTCAGGTCACTGTGAATAGGCCGGTCATGGCCGAAGTACTTAATCCCGAACTCCCGGGTGTCAAAGAGCTGTACGCCAAAGAAAATCTGCAGGGGCCTGTCTTTCTTCTGGTGGTAGTCCATGATGTACATGGTCTCCAGCACACGGCCTTCTTCTTCATATGTGTCCAGGTCCTGAATGCGGTCTCGTTTCTCCAACTGCGCCGTCAGCCGGGCTTCATACAGCGGGTAAGAAACCACCAGCGCCACCACCAGCACGCAGAACAGGGCCACCAACTTGAACAGCATCTGGCGGTTGAAATAGGCATACACTACCAGGGCCAGAAACAACATGCCCAGCGCCGTCCTTCTGGTGTTGATGAGCAGAATACACATGTTCATCAAGATGAAAAGGGCATCTGTGGCTTTAAGAAGCGCGGTTTTGTTTTTGTTGGTGATGATGTAATGAATGGCCAGAAACACCACAATGGGTACAATGTACATTCTGGAGGTGACCAGAAACCCCGTGGAAAAAGCATCTGTATATGACTCCCCAAACCCGAATTTATTGGCAAGGATGATGTACACCGGCAGCATAATGAGGAGCGCCCGGTTGTAAGGTTCAAACTCCTGAATGAAGTTACCCTGCGTGGCCACGTGCTTGCCAATAGGAATCATGAGCAGCGTAATCATGACGGCCATTGTCATTCTGGACGTGATGATGATGTCTCCAGCGTTCACCATCCAGAGCACCACCAGGTAGCAGAACAGAAAAAACAGGAACATGTCTGATTTCTTGAGTACATGGTGCTTGGCAATGTAAATGGCCATGAGCGTGAGTGGTACCAGGTACCGGACGGCTGCATAGATCTTGTCATCTTTGTAAAAGCCATCCAGCATGTCAAACATCACAAAGAAGACCATCAGCGCATAGACAAACACCTTGGTGCTGTAAAAGAAGCTGGCAATGAGCAGGGCGCATAATAAGAATAAAGCCATAGCGCAGGGGTTAAAGGGAAAGATGCCGTAGAAACCGGGTCGCGTTTTCCTCTGGGGTGCTCTTGGTAGAAATCACATACTTGACCGGGCAGGGCGAATGCAGGTACAGGTTGTACAGATAGGTATTGTACTGCTTAAGCTTGCGCAGCCGGCGTTGGGGGTCCATGCGGTCAAACCGGCTCAGTTTGCTAGTGCGGTTGGTAATGCGCACAGAGGCGGTCTCCATGTCAATGTCAAAGTAAAGCACCTGGTCTGTCTGGAGGTAGAACCGGTGCAACTGCTTCTCTATCTTGTTGTAAGACTTGAGCCGGAAGATGGTAGCCGACCATAGTTCCTGAATCATCCACTGCTCCAGTAGCACAAAGTCTACTTTTTTGGTTTTGATGTGCTGGTGCAGCACGGTGTCAAACACGGCAATTCTCACATACCGCAAAATAGAGTTGAGGCTGAAGATCTTGTTCAGGGCCAGCGTGAAGGCATATACCACCAGAGTGGGCAGGTGCTTAAAGACCGTTTTAAGAATGAGGAGCGTGCGTTGCGTCTGGCTTATCTTCTTCACATGGTCCTTGATCTCCTTCAAGGTTAACACTTGGTAGCCTTGTTGGCGCAGAACAGCGGTGTAACAATAGCAATTAGAGGTTTTGCCCGCCCCCGGGGGACCGACGAACTCAATCACCGTTGCTTTTTGCGTAGGATGCGCCAATGCCATAAATGCTGCTTCCTGTCTGGTCTCCTGCTGTACCTCCATAATCTGCCAAACGTTTTCGTGCTTCACTTTGGGTAATCCACCCCATGGTGGACTCTGGTTGATCAGGCTCCGTTTTTGGGCATATTTCCTGGAAACAGGCCAAAACGGAGGCTCTCTGGTGGTTGTCTTTCTTTTTTCTTCTGGGCGGCTTTTGCTTAGCGTGCGTTAATGATAGGCCTGCCAAATCTCTTTCTTCACCGTGGACAGTACCTGGTCCAGAGGCTGCGTGGCGTCTACCGTAATCACCTTGCAGGTGTCTTTGAACTGAAGGCTCTTAAAGCCCGCAATCTTCGCCTCCAGAGTGGCCAGCAGGGTTTCGCCGGGCTTGCGGGCTTCCACCACTTCTGCCTCGGCAATCAGTTTAAAGATGACGTCTGGCGGAGTGCTTTCTGCCTTGGCGTAAATGTTGGCCTCCATCTTGGACAGCATCCTGAACACCGGGTTTTTAGAATCTGCCAAATGGTGCAGCAGGGGGCCGTCATTGTAACCCATGATCTGGTTCTGCGGGTACCGGTCACAAATGATGAGCATACCCTTCTCTTTGGCCACCTGCATCCATTGCAGGTTTCGTCGCTTTTCATTGGCCACCATCAGGGCGTTGATGCAGCGGTAGACTTCGGCCAGGGTACCTTTTTTGCGAGGCGTGGTGAGGGCTATCTTCTTCCCTGAAGCAGATTTTTTAGGAGCATGCAGAAATGCCCCTTTTGCCCGGGTGAGCATTTTTCTGGGCCAGGAGACTTTCCCGTCGCCGCGACCGTAATAGATTCTGTATACGTCTAGTTTCTTCTGAAAGGTGTCTCTGAGGTTGGCTGTTACGGTAGATTTTCCAGAGCCGTCTGCGCCTATCACGGCTATTACCATGCCTCCGCGCGGGTTCACCCGCTGGCTGATGATGGGCCGGTTGAGCAACTGCGCGAATTTTCTGGAGAACTTGACGGTGATTTCTCTGTACCAACGCACCAAAGACGCCGTGACAGGCGAGTACAGCCGGGCACTTTCAAACTCCTTTCTCACCAGAAATGACAGTTTTAGCAGCTGTTTCTTGGTGAACCCGCCGTTCATGATTTGGAGCATGGGTCCGTATTCCTTGAACATGGCAGCCAAAAAGGCCTCCATCTCCAAGGAGGTGGTTCTTTCCTTCAGCCATCTGTATTCTTTGAGTACGTTCTCTGAATATTGGGTCTTTCCCAGAAAGCCCATCATCAGGACATCGCGGTTTCTGAGTTTGAGGGCCTCTCTTATGTACAGCAGAATGAGTTCAATGGCAGGGTCTGAACGGTAGATGCCAAAGGTCTCATCATACACCCTGGTGTTCAGGATATTGTCTTCTATCTGCAGCTGGTAGCCTTTTAAATAGGTTTCGCCCATGGTGAGCCTGAAATGAGCGTGCACGTGAATCACCTTGCCCGAGGCTACGTCCAGGGCAATATAGTCTTCTATGTCTTTGTACTGCTTCTCTTTGATGGACTTGAAATTTTTGAACCCCAGGTCTGCCAGTACCAGCTCCAACTGCTCTTTCTGGCCGTGGTGAAAAAGAATGTCTAGGTCAGTGTCTCCTGTCATGGAGGCGTCCAGGTGCTCATTGCTTTTCCAGTGGCAATAGACAATGTTCTGCTGGTGCAGAGCGGTCAGCAGCTGCTGTATGGTGGGTAGCGGGACTACGGCACAGGTGGTGTCTGGTTGAGTAGAAGAGGACATAGCAGTAGAAGCGTTGGGTACAACAATCTGGTCTGGGGCGGTTTTCCCATTCTTGGGGACTTTCCCAGACTTTTTAAATTTCTTGACGATGAGGTGGTGGAACAGCTCTTTTAAATCATTTCTGATGAGGTAGTTGTGAAAGAAACGAAGCATTAGATAGAGCTGCGCGGCTAGGCCAGTGCCCACCAGTGTCAGCCTCAACGCGGGGTGCAAGTCATAGCTTCTGCACAAAGTAGTGAGCAGGTAGCAGCCAAGGCCCATGGGGATCATCAGCAAAAAACCTTCCTGATGCACTTTTAGGATGCTTGCCCAACTAATGCCCGCCAACCGCGTGCTGAGTTGCGCCATCATGAAGAAGTTAGCGGTCAGGGCAACGGCAATGCCGGTGGCCACTCCGTATAACCCCCAGTAGTGGCCAATGATGGCACCAATGAACACCAGGCCGGCGTAGATGATCTGTCGCCAAGCCCGTTGGTACACGGCACCCGTGGCTCTGGCCAGGGTATCACTAAGTTTATAGCTCATTCTAAACAGAAGACTGCAGGCCAGAATCTGAAAAGGCAGAATTACCTCTACCCACTTGCGGCCCAGCAGCGTGAGGACAATCTCCGGCGCCAAAAGCACCAATACCACGCTCAGGGGCATGGCCAACAGCGCAATCATGCTCACGCCGGTAAGAAAGGCCTTGCCAATTTTCTGGGTGTCTCCCTGCACTTTTGCCATGGCCGGGAAAAGTGCCTTATCCAAGGCATTCCCAAACAAGCTGGCAGGCATGACCATGAATTGATAGGCTCTGCCGTATATCCCTAGCGCTACGGGGCCCAAGGTGCGGCCAATGACCAGGTTGTCGCCTTGGGTGGCTAAAAAATTGCCAATGCGGCCCATGGTCATGCCACCGCCAAAGTAAATGAGTTCTCTAAAAGCGTCCTTGTCAAACCCCAACCGTTTAGGGAAAGGCTGCAGTCTAAGCAGGAGCAGAGCGTTGATGACCGCCTGACTGATATTAGCGGCTACCAGAGCCCAGACGCCCCAGCCCATCTTGCCCAGCACAATGCCCACCGCTCCGTAGCCCACGGCGTAGGAAGCCAGTTCAATCATGGCGCTGGTCTTGAACTGCATGTTGCGCTGCAGAAGTGCCTGCCCAATCAAGGTGAAGGAATCTACCAGAAACACCAGTGAAATAGCCCTGATCACCGGCACGAGGCCCTCCATCTTGAAGAAAAGGGCGATTAAGGGTGCGCCCAACAGCAGCATACTGGAAAACAAGAGACCCATTAGAATGGAAAGCGTGAACCCGGTGGTCAGGTGTCGTTCTTCCAGCTCCGGGCGCTGCACAATGGCTGGGCCTACGCCCATCTGGGTGAACATTTTAGAAAGCTCCAGAATCACCAGGGCCAGCCCCATGACCCCAAACTCCTTGGGACTTACCAACCTGGCCAAGATGGCCAAGACTCCTATTTTTAAGACAATTTGCAGGCCGCTGCCGGTGATTAGGTACAGAAAGCCTGAGAAGGTGCGTTCAGTAAGTTTCTTATCATGCGCCATATCAATGTTAGACTAAAAGAACGGATGGACAAGGGTAAAAGCCCGCGGCCCCAGGCCGGCAGTCTTGCAACGGTAGTAGAAATAATGTTTCTGTTAAGCGGCCGCGGCCTTGGCGGGAGCCAGGCTCTGCAGCGCGTAATAGGCCTTGTACCAGTCTGTGAACTTCTTTAGCCCCTGCTGTATGCTGGTGTCTGGCTTGTAGTTGAAATGCTCCATGAGGTCATCCACGTTGGCCCACGTGGCCACTACATCTCCGGGTTGCATACCTTCCAGCTCTAGAATGGCTTTCTTGCCCATGTTGGACTCTATCTCCTGAATAAAGTCCAGGAGGGCCACCGGGTTGTTGTTGCCTATGTTGTAGATGGCGTAGGGAGCGGATGATCTGGAAGGGTCTGGGCAGTTGCCATCCCACTCGGGGAGCGGGGCGGCCGGTTTGTCAATCACGTTCACCATGCCTTCTGTGATGTCATCAATGTAGGTGAAATCCCGCTTCATCTGGCCGTAGTTGAACACCTTGATGGGTTTCTCTTGGAGAATGGCCTCTGTAAAAGAGAAGTACGCCATGTCTGGCCGGCCCCAGGGACCATACACGGTAAAGAACCGAAGACCAGAGGTAGGGATTTTGTACAGATGGCTGTAAGTGTGGGCCATAAGCTCATTGGCTTTCTTACTGGCCGCATACAAAGACACCGGATGGTCCACGCAGTCTTTCACGGAGAAGGGCATCTTGCCGTTCAGGCCGTACACGCTGGAAGAGCTGGCGTACACCAGGTGTTTGATCTGGTTATGCCGGCTGGCTTCCAGTATGTTCAGGAAGCTTACCAGATTGGACTGCGCGTAGGCGTCTGGGTTGGTGATGGAGTAGCGTACGCCCGCCTGGGCGGCCAAGTGCACGATGGCGTCAAACTTCTCCCGGGCACACAGAGAAAGCAAGGCGTTCTTGTCTTCCAGGTTCATTCTAATGAACCGGTAGTTAGGGTATTTAAAGCTCTTCACCTCTTTGTACCACTGCACCAGTCCTTCGCAGATGCCGCTTTCTGTAAGGCGATCAAACTTCAGTTTGGTGTCATAATAGTCATTGATGTTGTCAATGCCCACTACTTCATCTCCTCTGGAGAGGAGCTTTTCAGCTAGATGGAATCCAACAAAACCGGCGGTCCCTGTAATCAATATCTTCATATCTGCGGTGTTAATGGTGCGCATGTAGGATGCAGGGCAACGGTTCCTGTGCGTGGGCCATGGCATTGACCTTTGCGGCATTCGTTTTTGGCTTGTTTTCCAGAAAAGAGGCCAAAAACGCTTGGGCGTGAAAAGCAGGAAACAGCGTTGCCGTAGTGGAGGCAATGACGGGAGCCACGAGACCTGCGGCCAGGGCCCAGATCAGACAGCGTAGAGGAGAAGGCAGGGTGTAGGAGAGCTCCTACCGGTTTACTTTCACAGATGCGCCGTGAAAGGGCGTGGTGTTTTATGAGGTAAGTGGTGGTTTACTTGTGCATGGAGCCCACCTTCTGGCCGGCCCGGTTGCTTCTTTTTTTGGTCTGCCGGGCATACAGCAGCATGCCCAGGGTAGGGAGGTTCAGTAACTGCAAAGGAGCATTGGCTGGTATTTGTACGCCTTCCCTGTCTACCAGATACGCCTCTGCCATCTTTGCTGATTTAGGCGACTTCAGGTGCGTACTGGTGAACAGGACGTTGTAGTGCGTTTTAAGAAACTGCTGCATGGCCACAATCTCATCCTCTGGCACCACGGCAGGTTTCTGAGACCATTTCACTATATGCACCACATCTGGCAAGGACCCAATCCTACCCAGCTGCTGCTCCATGGCCTGAACAAACACATAAGAGCCAAACAGTGGTTTGTGGATGGTTTCCTGTCTTTTTTTCCATTGCTGCACTTTTCTGTTCAAGGGGCAGTAATGAGGAAATCTGAGTTCCGTGAGGCTTTGCGCTACCTTTCTCTCCCTTCTGGGTTTGGTGCAGATGATGTACCAGTTTCTCTCCATTGGTTTTGCTTGTTGCTAAGAATAGAATTGAGGCCCATGGCGGCCAGGGAAGGTGCCAACTATAGAATTCACTCTGGCAGCAGAGGAGTACTTGTGTTTAGCGGGAACCTTTATATAAACGATTTTAATACACTTTTGGCTATGAATTTTTCAATTAAGTATTCTTGGCCAGGTAGGCATTGTTTCCGTAGTTGAGCTCATACCCATAGCCGTATTCAATGCCGTGGTGGCCTTTGAACAAGCCCCTGGGTTTCACGCCGTTAAACACAATGGCCATGTTGTTCATGAACTTGAACTTGTTGTTTTTAGACAGCCGTTTTACAATGCTCATGGGCGTATAGCCGTGGCGCATGATGAGGAGCGTCATGTTGCAGAACTCAGTAAGCAGCGAGGCCCCAGAGATGATGTCTGCGGGAGCAGTGTCCACCAGAATGTAGTCAAACTCGGCTTCCAGGTAGCAGAAGAGATCTTCCAGCTTTCCGTTGAGCAATGATTCTGTGCTGTCTCCCATGTAGGAGCCCGCAGGAACAACAAACAGGTTCTCAGATTCTGAGCTGTTGATGATCTGGTACGGCTCTATGTCCTCCATCAGGTATTCGGTGATGCCTTTGAAGTTGGTCAGGTTGAACAGGCGGGTGGTAGCAGGATTGCGCAAGTCAAAGTCCAGCAGCACCACCTTTCTGCCCGAGGAAGCCAGGCTGTGGGCCAGGTTGGTGCTCACGTAGGTCTTTCCTTCGCCGGCAATGCTGGAGGTGACCATGATTTTCTTTTTCACGAACGTGCGGCCAAACAAGCCAATGGTGGCCCGCATGTGTCTGAACTCCTCAATCACGAAGCCGTCTGTGGGTTTTTGGTGCAGCTTGTCCTTGGTTTTGGTGTACTGCAGCTCTGCCACCACGGGTATGTTGGTGTAGGCCAGAATCTCTGACAGGAAGAGTAACTTGCCGTTCATCATTTCCTTGCCGGAGATCAGGACCACGCCCATTACGCAGGAAAGCACGGCCGCAATCAGGTACACGTATAAAGAACGCGGCGCAATGGGGTAGAGGGAGGACTCTGCCATGTCCACAATTCTGGTGTCTTCATCTGTAGGTGCGTAAGACAAGACCGTCTCTTCTCTTTTCTGCAACAGGAAGTTGTAGGCGTCGTTCTTGGTGGCCTGCTGCCGGCTGATCTCCAAAAGCTCTCTTTCCTTGCGCGGAATGGTAGACAGCACGGAGTTGTATTTGCTGCTGTTGGAGGCTATGCTGCTGCGGCTGGCCTGAAGGGCAGACCGCTGGCTGCGGATATTTTCCAGGATGCTGGGCCGTATTCGGTCAATCTCACTGGCCAACGCCAGCAGGATAGGGTTGTTTTCTGCGGTGGTGCTGAGCAGGCGCTGGTATTCAATCTCTGAGTCGTAGAGTTTCTGCAGCAGTTGCGTAAGGGCCGGGTCTTTGATGCCGAGGGTAGACGGGGCCATGCCACCCGAATTGCTCTTAAGCACCACATACTGTTCCACCTCGCTCAGTATGGCCAGTTGCAGGTTGATGTCAGACAGGTTACGGTCACTCTCTCCCACGCTGCTGAGGTACATTTTGCCCTGTTCACTCAGGTTCACCACTCCCTGGCTGGACTTGTAGTGTACCAATTCATTTTCCAGCGCTTTCAATTCTTTGCCTACCAGCTGTATGCGGTTGTTCACGTACTCCAGGGTTTTGGCGGCCAGGTCGTTGCGCTTGTCAATGGCTACCTGGTTGTATTCCTGTATCAACTTATTCAGGATGTCTTCGCCGCGTTGGGGAGAAGCATCTGTAAAGTTGAGGTTGACCGCGGTAGACAATTTGTTTTCTGCCTGGATGGAAAGGTTGCTGATGATGTTGTCTGTGACTTTCTTAGGGTGCATAATGGCAAAGAACAGGGGCAGGCTTGGCGTATCGCGCTTGTTGTCATTGGGCAGGAACATGAGCTCACCGTACGGGGTGTTCACCCAGGTGTTCATTGGGTAGGCTTTGTGGCCAACGGTTACCTGCTGCTTGCCTTTGTCAAAGGCAAAGTACACCTTCTCGGTCTCGCGGGCTTCTTCTGGGTTTCTTAACTTTATCTTGATGGGAGAAGAGGTGTAGGCCGGAATGGCTCTGAACTTGTCTTCCTCAAACTGCGGAGCGTACAGGCCTAACTCGTCAATCACTTTTCTGGCCAGAGCTCTGGACTGGATCACCTTGATCTCATTCTCCACAATGTTGTTGGAGGTGAAGGCGTCTATGGACTGGGTCATTCTGGACTCGTCCACCCCCTTCTTCTCATCTTTGATGATGATGGTGGCAGAAGTTTTATAGGTGGGCACCGCCAGGTACTGCAGGTAGGCCCAGGCGCCGGCCATGGCAAAAATGAACAGAAGGAGAAACAATGGCCAGTAGGGTACATATTTATGTGCCAACGAGTCAAACAGGCTCTCTTCCTGGGTGGTTTGGTTGTTATCAGTCATACGCGTACTTCTGAGTTATCTGGTTAAGCGATCTACGGCTACTACTACTACAGTCAAACCACTGAAAATCAATGGCAACAGCTGTCTCACTGGATTAGCGGTGGCTACTTTGGCTTTGTCTGGCTCTACATACACAATGTCATTGGGCTGCAGATAGTAATACTGGGAGTTGAAGAGCTCTGTAGAGTTGAGGTTAATGCGTTTAATGATTTTCTTGTCCTCTACCTCCCGTATGATCAAAACATTGCTCCGCTTGGCATAAATGGTCAAATCTCCGGCCAGGCCCAGGGCCTCCAGCAGCGTAATCTTCTCATTGGGGGCGTTCACCACGGTGGGATTGGCTACTTCGCCCAACACGGTCACCCGGTAATTCAGGTACCGTATGTTAATAATGGGGTCTACCAGTAGTTTACGGTCTGTAAGACTTTTGGTGATGCTCTCTTTTAACTGTCTTTTGGTAAGGCCTAACGCCTTGATGTTTCCTAAGATGGGAAACTGAATGTACCCCTGTGCATTGACCAGGTACCCCGAGACCGAAGTAGCCCTGCCTGAAAAGTCCGGCGCCTCTGAGTCTGTGACGTTGGGCGTGTTGAATATTTTGGACGCCTCTGGGTTCAGGCTACTCACGGAGATGCTCAACAGGTCGTTCTTCTGAATAAGAGGCTCAATGTTCTCTACGCCCGACGGTAGCACGCTGTCCTGAATGTTGTTGAAGTACACCACCTTCTTAGTGCTGGAACAGCCGAAAACGAAAAGACTGCACTGCACAAGTAACAGGTAAGACAGAAATTTTCTGAGAGGTACAATCATAGTTGTGGGTATGGTAGGATTAAAAGTGTTTCAATAAGCGTACTTGTATAAGGGTATAGGTTCTCTGGCCACATGGGCCAGAGAACTCAGTTATTTGAATGTGTTAAACCGCACGCCCTAAGGCGGATGCTACCGGTTGTGCAGCAATTTTATAGTCTCCGTGCCCAGATTTGTCTCTAGTCTGAGAATGTAAAGCCCAGAAGGCAGTCCGGCAGCGCTCACTTCTAACGTGTTGGCTACGCCCGCTTCGGCGAGGCCCTTTTTGGCGTCAATAACCTGTTCTCCCTTACTGTTGTAGAGAACGATGGTGTAGGCACCTCCTTGGGGGAGGGTAAAGTTGACGGTGGCAGTGCCTTTGAACGGGTTAGGGTATGCTCTCAGGTTCTGGCCGTGTTCTTTCAACAAGCTGCCGTTGGCCATAGCCGTGGCGGTAGAACTGCCATCTGACACCAGGAACCCAATGGCTTTCCAAGCGGTAGTGCTCACATCTGTGGCCATCAAGACCGTTTCTCCTGTGTACGTGGCTTTTGTGCTGCTTACGTAATTATACATACCCCTGATCAGGTAAATAGGAGAGCCAAAGGATATAGCGTCTAAAGAAGACTCCTTGTAGAGAATGTCACCCCCGTTTTCTTGAGAAGTGTACACGATCCTCAGTTTACCGGCCGCCTCATTCAAAATCACGATGGGGCGCGTGCCGTTCTCCTGGGTAATCTCATAAGGGTTGTCCCATACTCCGTTGGGCCGGCGTACCAGCAAGGCTAGTTTGGTGTAGCCAGGCGTTTCATAGCTGGTCTTTACAGCACAATAAAGGGTGCCATCACTAGCCAGAACCATGTTCATGTGGTCATCAGAGAAACCCGTGCCTACGTTCAAGGCCGTCTGGGAGCCAGGTGACTCATCTTCTGACCAGGTGGTGGCGCTGTCTCCGGTGGTGTGGGTCCTCATGCCGAAGAAATCTGTGCGCTGGTTGCTCCACAGCACGGCCATCTTGTTCTGGGTAGGCAGGGCAACAATGGCGCAGATGTCGTCATCTGCTATGCCGCTCTCAATGACGATGGGCTCGCTCCAGGTGGTATATGGGCTGTCACTGTAGCGTACGTTCACTGAGTCTGGCGTGTCATAGGCTACCCACATTCTACCGTTGCCATCTATGTCCAGGGTGGCGGTCTCAGCATCTGGGCCCAGTACAAAAGAGGATCTTGTCGGACGGCTACTCCAAAGCTTATAGGCGGCGGCGGCGGCATCATACTCCAAGGAGATCAGGTAAGAATTGTTGTTGCCTCTGAACAAGAGAACATGCGCCAAATTG
The nucleotide sequence above comes from Nibribacter ruber. Encoded proteins:
- a CDS encoding GumC family protein; translation: MTDNNQTTQEESLFDSLAHKYVPYWPLFLLLFIFAMAGAWAYLQYLAVPTYKTSATIIIKDEKKGVDESRMTQSIDAFTSNNIVENEIKVIQSRALARKVIDELGLYAPQFEEDKFRAIPAYTSSPIKIKLRNPEEARETEKVYFAFDKGKQQVTVGHKAYPMNTWVNTPYGELMFLPNDNKRDTPSLPLFFAIMHPKKVTDNIISNLSIQAENKLSTAVNLNFTDASPQRGEDILNKLIQEYNQVAIDKRNDLAAKTLEYVNNRIQLVGKELKALENELVHYKSSQGVVNLSEQGKMYLSSVGESDRNLSDINLQLAILSEVEQYVVLKSNSGGMAPSTLGIKDPALTQLLQKLYDSEIEYQRLLSTTAENNPILLALASEIDRIRPSILENIRSQRSALQASRSSIASNSSKYNSVLSTIPRKERELLEISRQQATKNDAYNFLLQKREETVLSYAPTDEDTRIVDMAESSLYPIAPRSLYVYLIAAVLSCVMGVVLISGKEMMNGKLLFLSEILAYTNIPVVAELQYTKTKDKLHQKPTDGFVIEEFRHMRATIGLFGRTFVKKKIMVTSSIAGEGKTYVSTNLAHSLASSGRKVVLLDFDLRNPATTRLFNLTNFKGITEYLMEDIEPYQIINSSESENLFVVPAGSYMGDSTESLLNGKLEDLFCYLEAEFDYILVDTAPADIISGASLLTEFCNMTLLIMRHGYTPMSIVKRLSKNNKFKFMNNMAIVFNGVKPRGLFKGHHGIEYGYGYELNYGNNAYLAKNT
- a CDS encoding polysaccharide biosynthesis/export family protein, with translation MIVPLRKFLSYLLLVQCSLFVFGCSSTKKVVYFNNIQDSVLPSGVENIEPLIQKNDLLSISVSSLNPEASKIFNTPNVTDSEAPDFSGRATSVSGYLVNAQGYIQFPILGNIKALGLTKRQLKESITKSLTDRKLLVDPIINIRYLNYRVTVLGEVANPTVVNAPNEKITLLEALGLAGDLTIYAKRSNVLIIREVEDKKIIKRINLNSTELFNSQYYYLQPNDIVYVEPDKAKVATANPVRQLLPLIFSGLTVVVVAVDRLTR